From a single Amyelois transitella isolate CPQ chromosome 18, ilAmyTran1.1, whole genome shotgun sequence genomic region:
- the LOC106135252 gene encoding zinc finger protein 235: MNNETEQIFLVNAASNPATIHKDAIPGATLVNLESVQDFSTVCRTCATITEFVIPIFEGEGLQNNLADKIHKHLPIQVLEDDALPRVVCYQCASTLLAWHELVKCCVQADEALRARLAQMQQATAATLLESEWGSSKGEQNKEDKSKIELAIEITIKREDTPFIPEAEAAHREKHHVTCGTCQKKLRKESWRRHQKIHNNERKYCDVCGMGFTDSGNLARHKHTHENLRGHICEICHKAYSRSSHLQDHVNSQHSNVREFVCEVCGKASKSKATLRMHKKTHDQVFKFKCMECGAQFKRRGELRAHVSVHTGERAHVCACGKAFRLRGQLTLHARTHKKVAISPPRYEDTCAGASPEPLKLCPYCDTRHPDSTYKDHLIDAHSELLFHCQECDTYVDRKEFIIHMSLHCVQYTEANKAYKAESKKIQKNNSKRMRKTRKKIAKDENQNTKVEKNIAVNKDAEAEETAVESVMHSIDRLDNSITNTEIDKTVNGRAENDFSDHSDAEYGFGPLPESVFNAIEDSQDDNSRNSSQRSENGETQPVHDTQLFSDSQPVTPEYQNESPSVTPEYHPVTDLPVTELQPVTPENQRECHSVSPENQMECQPIPPENQREGHPTTSEHQNEDKKNGKVANPKKVRNCPICSKTYTASSSYFYHLKYFHRQSKEHECEVCGRKFGTRASLAQHAPLHTGECQYECTRCGKQFKSKASLYIHSQIHTSNVGSKCGICGAEFRWRAALRRHAARHGGARAHACGACPRAFSVRADLLRHARTHQRGRHACPLCAATFAQPRYLRVHLNKKHGVHSKKSESEDRTSQKKTE; encoded by the exons atgaacAACGAGACGGAACAAATATTTCTGGTGAATGCTGCGTCTAATCCCGCTACCATACACAAAGACGCCATTCCCGGCGCGACGCTAGTCAACCTCGAGA GTGTGCAAGACTTCTCAACAGTATGCCGGACGTGTGCCACTATCACGGAGTTTGTGATCCCCATCTTCGAGGGAGAGGGTCTCCAGAACAACCTGGCTGACAAGATACACAAGCATCTTCCCATACAA GTGCTAGAGGACGACGCGCTGCCCCGCGTGGTCTGCTACCAGTGTGCCAGTACGCTCCTGGCGTGGCACGAGCTGGTCAAGTGCTGCGTACAGGCCGATGAGGCACTGAGAGCGAGACTGGCTCAGATGCAGCAAGCAACGGCTGCGACACTTTTG GAATCAGAATGGGGCTCATCAAAAGGtgaacaaaataa AGAAGATAAATCCAAAATAGAACTGGCGATAGAGATAACAATAAAACGCGAAGACACTCCGTTCATTCCCGAAGCAGAAGCGGCACATAGAGAGAAACACCACGTGACTTGTGGGACATGCCAAAAGAAACTACGGAAGGAATCATGGCGGCGGCACCAGAAAATCCATAACAACGAGAGGAAATACTGCGACGTCTGCGGCATGGGGTTCACAGACAGCGGGAACCTGGCGAGGCACAAACATACACACGAGAACCTCCGAGGGCACATCTGTGAGATCTGCCACAAGGCGTACTCGAGAAGTTCTCACTTGCAGGATCACGTGAACTCGCAACACTCGAACGTTCGAGAATTCGTGTGCGAAGTGTGCGGGAAGGCGTCGAAATCGAAGGCGACGTTGCGTATGCACAAAAAGACACACGATCAAGTGTTCAAGTTTAAATGTATGGAATGTGGCGCGCAGTTCAAGAGGCGGGGCGAGCTGCGCGCGCATGTGAGTGTGCACACGGGCGAGAGGGCGCACGTCTGCGCGTGCGGGAAGGCGTTCCGGTTGCGGGGGCAGCTGACGTTGCATGCGCGCACGCATAAAAAGGTCGCGAT ATCTCCGCCGCGCTACGAAGACACGTGCGCCGGCGCCAGCCCGGAGCCCCTCAAACTCTGCCCCTACTGCGACACTCGCCACCCAGACTCTACCTATAAAGACCACCTGATAGACGCACATTCAGAACTATTGTTCCACTGCCAAGAATGCGACACCTATGTAGACAGGAAGGAGTTCATTATACACATGTCGCTGCATTGCGTCCAATATACCGAGGCCAACAAGGCCTACAAGGCGGAATCGAAGAAAATccagaaaaataatagtaaaagaATGAGGAagactagaaaaaaaattgcgaaAGACGAAAATCAAAACACTAAAGTTGAGAAAAATATTGCGGTTAACAAAGATGCTGAAGCGGAAGAAACTGCAGTCGAAAGCGTTATGCATTCGATAGATCGATTAGATAACAGTATAACAAATACAGAAATCGATAAGACAGTAAATGGCAGAGCGGAAAATGACTTTTCTGATCACAGCGACGCGGAATATGGCTTCGGTCCGCTGCCGGAGTCCGTATTCAATGCTATAGAAGATTCTCAGGACGATAATTCTCGCAATAGCAGCCAACGCTCTGAGAATGGTGAGACTCAACCAGTTCATGACACGCAACTATTTAGTGATAGTCAACCTGTTACTCCAGAGTATCAGAATGAGAGTCCGTCAGTCACTCCAGAGTACCACCCAGTTACAGATTTACCAGTTACAGAgttacaacctgtcactccGGAGAATCAGAGGGAGTGTCATTCAGTTAGTCCAGAAAATCAGATGGAATGTCAACCTATTCCTCCAGAAAATCAGAGGGAGGGTCATCCAACCACTTCAGAGCATCAGAATGAGGACAAAAAAAACGGCAAGGTCGCGAATCCCAAAAAAGTCAGAAATTGTCCAATTTGCTCGAAAACGTACACCGCTTCTTCTAGCTACTTCTATCACTTGAAGTACTTCCACCGCCAAAGCAAAGAGCACGAGTGCGAAGTTTGCGGTCGGAAATTCGGGACCCGCGCCAGTCTCGCGCAACACGCGCCGCTCCACACCGGCGAGTGCCAATACGAATGTACGCGATGTGGAAAACAGTTTAAGAGTAAAGCTAGTCTGTACATCCATTCGCAAATTCATACGTCGAACGTCGGGTCGAAGTGCGGTATTTGCGGGGCGGAGTTCAGGTGGCGCGCGGCGCTGCGGCGGCACGCGGCGCGGcacggcggcgcgcgcgcgcacGCGTGCGGCGCGTGCCCGCGCGCGTTCAGCGTGCGCGCCGACCTGCTGCGGCACGCGCGCACGCACCAGCGCGGCCGCCACGCCTGCCCGCTCTGCGCCGCCACCTTCGCGCAGCCGAGGTACCTCCGCGTACACTTGAACAAGAAACACGGCGTACATAGTAAGAAAAGTGAGTCGGAAGATCGAACCTCGCAGAAGAAAACCGAGTGA
- the LOC132902784 gene encoding zinc finger protein 846-like: MMDVCSRWLAGPGSPADEPDTGQSDEETICKEKYREEDDLKTKEDDDEPLSNVASRKSNDAYNKFYSALVNFRNHFFNDHDKCKYPDFTDSSDSEVATDVDSNEINLDSFDDLTQSNMRKDKMDEDTRLELSQAQVKINGKVYYTCKLCGKNLSSSHTYVYHKRIHTGERPCVCHVCGKQFRAPNGLQRHLTETHERLRRHSCQYCPKNFANVQNLKQHMRIHTGERPYVCPQCGKRFTQSGSLHVHVRTHTDHFPFDCAECGAKFRLRAGLARHRLKHSGERPHACGACQAAFRHKHELTAHRASHSDAKPHACGSCGAAFRQRRALRHHTKRMHEAEATGDITHTLVYNQDPQALHY, translated from the coding sequence ATGATGGATGTTTGTTCCAGATGGCTCGCCGGCCCCGGCAGCCCCGCTGACGAGCCGGACACGggccagagtgatgaggaaaCTATatgcaaagaaaaatatcgcgAGGAAGATGATCTGAAAACCAAAGAGGATGATGATGAACCACTGTCCAACGTGGCCTCGAGGAAGTCTAATGACGCTTACAATAAGTTTTACAGTGCCTTAGTTAACTTTAGAAACCATTTCTTCAACGATCACGATAAGTGCAAGTATCCAGATTTCACAGACTCCAGCGACTCGGAAGTGGCTACAGATGTTGATagcaatgaaataaatttggacAGTTTCGACGATCTGACACAAAGTAACATGCGCAAAGACAAAATGGATGAAGACACTAGACTAGAACTGAGTCAAGCTCAAGTGAAAATAAACGGGAAAGTGTACTATACATGCAAATTGTGCGGAAAGAATTTAAGCTCGTCACACACTTATGTCTATCACAAGCGGATTCACACGGGCGAGCGTCCTTGCGTGTGCCATGTTTGCGGAAAGCAGTTTCGGGCGCCGAACGGTCTCCAGCGCCATCTGACGGAGACGCACGAGCGTTTACGCCGGCACTCGTGCCAATACTGCCCGAAGAACTTCGCCAACGTGCAGAATTTGAAGCAGCACATGCGCATCCACACCGGCGAGAGACCGTACGTGTGTCCGCAGTGCGGGAAGCGATTCACGCAGAGCGGCTCCCTGCACGTTCACGTGCGAACTCACACGGACCACTTCCCGTTCGATTGCGCGGAGTGCGGGGCGAAGTTCCGTTTGCGGGCGGGGCTGGCGCGGCACCGCCTGAAGCACAGCGGGGAGCGGCCCCACGCGTGCGGAGCCTGCCAGGCGGCGTTCCGCCACAAGCACGAGCTGACGGCCCACCGCGCCTCGCACTCGGACGCGAAGCCCCACGCCTGCGGCTCGTGTGGCGCCGCCTTCAGACAACGCCGCGCTCTCAGACACCACACCAAAAGAATGCATGAAGCTGAAGCTACCGGAGATATAACGCATACCCTCGTCTATAATCAAGACCCACAGGCGCTACACTATTGA
- the LOC106135251 gene encoding transmembrane protein 179: protein MALTNVLLLSQIAGYIISLILSLCITVPMSMHQDEFSGHCLLFSGGTWGPDDGQLQVSWASKAYCNYVIVVGVLMFIVSCVQIYRLSLFMYKGIDSSFLSAFLEAVGCMLICGFAVSAAVIVTLGFMTWCNTIVQRFPSCEDAAGQDIDKKDNIATKGFYVQIGSTQFGAWGAFATWVGLAVFSLLKVCRYHQLQNIQVSMYRERQRLVNENESPPVARSSPPVPVE from the exons ATGGCTCTAACAAATGTGTTGttattgagccaaatagcagGCTATATTATAAGTTTGATCCTTTCGCTGTGTATAACAGTCCCTATGAGTATGCACCAAGATGAGTTCAG TGGTCACTGTCTACTATTCTCTGGAGGGACATGGGGGCCCGATGACGGCCAGTTGCAGGTGTCCTGGGCTTCGAAGGCTTATTGCAATTACGTCATCGTGGTTGGAGTGCTCATGTTCATCGTCAGTTGTGTACAGATCTACAG GTTATCACTGTTTATGTACAAAGGCATTGACAGTTCGTTCCTCTCGGCATTCCTGGAAGCCGTGGGCTGCATGCTGATCTGTGGGTTTGCCGTCTCCGCCGCTGTGATAGTCACACTCGGCTTCATGACGTGGTGCAACACTATTGTGCAAAGGTTTCCCAG TTGTGAAGATGCCGCTGGGCAAGACATTGACAAAAAGGACAACATAGCAACAAAAGGATTCTATGTTCAAATCGGCTCAACTCAG TTTGGCGCGTGGGGAGCGTTCGCCACATGGGTGGGGCTGGCCGTGTTCTCGCTCCTGAAGGTGTGCCGCTACCACCAGCTGCAGAACATCCAGGTGTCCATGTACAGGGAGCGGCAGAGGCTCGTCAACGAGAACGAGTCTCCGCCGGTCGCCCGCAGCTCCCCTCCCGTGCCCGTCGAGTAG
- the LOC106135247 gene encoding protein YIF1B-B, with protein MNFNASRNVGHSGGIRKAKRVSDVSAMGAPSPAPAFSPGPVYNAPYSHATPPPPYQEGIQLETTQDFASPAPVPNYGYMGGFPQTPMASPAQLGSMLQQPIVQDMAFQYGNQLAAQGKEVVQRELNRFVPVSRMRYYFAVDTRYVLKKLMLILFPFTHKEWMLKYDQDSPVQPRYDINAPDLYIPSMGYVTYVLLAGFMLGLQHRFSPEQIGMQASSALAYIIFEMILYLVTLYVTNTNTNLKTLDLLAFSGYKYIIMIGSLLAGLILGRTGYYCSLVYTSFTLSYFLVKTLRVQVLAGSQGGEQPAYGYQAPAAYPQNPYAETWARPSGGTKRRLYFLLFVAITQPLLSWWLTYHLVPALEPLPSTVPPIR; from the exons ATGAATTTCAACGCTTCCAGAAACG TTGGGCACTCTGGTGGGATCCGGAAGGCCAAACGAGTGAGCGATGTGTCCGCCATGGGTGCCCCGTCGCCGGCGCCGGCCTTCAGCCCGGGGCCTGTCTATAATGCTCCATATTCACACGCCACTCCTCCACCGCCTTACCAAGAAGGAATCCAATTGGAAACCACACAAGACTTCGCGTCGCCTGCACCTGTCCCGA acTATGGCTACATGGGAGGCTTTCCGCAGACACCCATGGCATCTCCTGCACAGCTTGGCTCCATGCTCCAGCAGCCCATTGTTCag GACATGGCATTCCAGTACGGCAACCAGCTGGCCGCCCAGGGCAAGGAGGTGGTCCAGCGGGAACTCAACCGATTTGTTCCTGTCTCCAGGATGAGGTACTACTTCGCAGTCGACACCAGATATGTGCTAAAGAAGCTTATGTTGATACTGTTCCCGTTTACACATAAG gAGTGGATGTTGAAATACGACCAGGACTCGCCTGTGCAGCCTCGCTACGACATCAACGCCCCGGACCTCTACATACCCTCCATGGGATATGTCACTTATGTACTGTTGGCTGGGTTCATGCTGG GTCTCCAACACCGCTTCTCCCCGGAACAGATAGGCATGCAAGCGTCCAGCGCATTAGCTTACATCATCTTCGAGATGATCCTGTACCTTGTTACTCTCTACGTGACCAACACGAACACCAACCTGAAGACTCTGGACCTGCTAGCGTTCTCCGGGTACAAGTACATAATAATGATCGGAAGTCTGCTGGCTGGACTCATTCTGGGCAGGACAGGGTACTATTGTTCCTTGGTCTATACCAGCTTCACATTGTCATACTTCTTG GTTAAGACCCTCAGGGTACAAGTGCTCGCGGGTTCTCAAGGCGGCGAGCAGCCCGCGTACGGCTACCAGGCGCCCGCTGCCTATCCCCAGAACCCGTACGCCGAGACCTGGGCCAGGCCTTCCGGGGGCACCAAGAGGAGGCTCTACTTCCTCCTCTTCGTGGCAATCACGCAACCTCTGCTGTCCTGGTGGCTCACATACCACCTGGTGCCTGCCCTGGAACCTCTACCGTCGACAGTGCCCCCGATTCGATAG